Proteins found in one Plasmodium gaboni strain SY75 chromosome 13, whole genome shotgun sequence genomic segment:
- a CDS encoding hypothetical protein (conserved Plasmodium protein, unknown function): MDFVYQQEAEEDCLISLDYILDKYDLYRDNIINNGELRNLLDKFIFQYNSIDECEKKLLELLRHNEKYGMDKIEKYYLFITNIIKEICHIELIPIIYNKILQEKDKKDNSFIVNRQEFLKNENKKESEEDYKIISGSIYKKYILVLIKILYHSYKLSNNYQKNLITSISYICILMSKYDTNNLPNETIPELIYRIFWKYFSQNFNIINETFFSLHNDEIILSSSCSSSISSLSDDYSDLSSGFLSPSEDHLKKNDLKSIAQKMGISLDSEKDEKDENNYGGISKDTGEKKVRRRRRRSKKNVTGDTNITCDDNKGDVINKEEGMPQSMEQLNNPESGLQDQGNVVKKRGKRRKRSILTEENNNNNNNNNKDINVSNNNNDDNQNINISNNNNNDDNQNINISNNNIVSSSNMIDNEKNRKVKVECDNNLKNKNCSVNNNVIGAKSNINEEDIKICMPIKNDVEKDNQMNTSNLINTENKIKIEENVGTLFNKLDINDENVFFVNIILNIYINLFNIKNMEMFLFYHENEITYKKFLLDNIEVIVNQIKNMMNKVKNDMSPCIIYFLKLILFILIYLNDLARKNKKKGQMNHIKSNPYNDIKGSECINLKSSDKNNIIRNYKTSITSNNNNDNNMINNDNNMINNNNSNARKSFSGKTKKDTLISEKNDSFFPDTQKTGSIGKYISNSSSEMLKKNICDGIIHKDLSNVSRSKENFTNSYNSSVESKINKNVSYSNDTISVNSSIFNSNIINNNTFKKKGILSNPSNSSYLNNSDINSISYNKNNMSSFDNSNNYNVSYEYSSNVDICSNSINDNNNINNNNNMGEVNYNRINNEGSFPNMDNNHIISNSYNIHNNSDDNTINNYNSIMMKGSMDIDNKIYNSKNNINNNYMNNNVSTIKNYNNIAYNDVSNNLSVGNKYNSDENDLYVLYDENNYMNNFDYVKNIIDKKRKGVYYVIVETINNLYNKTFLEILDNLLKCVEISFNDENVVIVNKIFSYMLENINYCNEINKYKIYMFILSKIDKFIKIKRYNEDKNSTLNNYNCYFLLHLILNIFKTSRKERNIWALLFEVHLSKTKRKKSTKRNNSSINMLKMNVNNNMMINKQVIGNNNMFINTNDIDTKSNNTSYNNSSNVINKDLRDNVSNMNSLKNNKNENENNNMHLSSENNNMHLSSENNNMHLSSFIKNNNKKLKIVKSEDITTYNKKKLQDIDTNLYDGKNFILNNIINFLLECCISNGCIIRYMSLRVFYKMTKLFILYIKSKKLEYEELILKNYLIKSVYQNFFVCIFNFLKEPDTNIYVYIKLRNLCINLLYICSKLMSSNFLNDFYERVICFNLHSVDRFYKAVEENTPKSNNNSNNINISNMNICNNSSNYLEKKMEKDNQGDIDKEDNKNMEENIPCDNHNHLKSSYCLFIKNSKDLYLFTLMIIYKKYRCIENFKILKKILKLSTEEINIIMKNLIISAQHNNSNNNNNNNSNNNNNSNNNNNNNCNKDGCVVRTRRKEINKVDKLYIKNINIDDFIPKEYYIKLKNKGDDKNKEKNDLKEIVYKKLYFINIFFFRELKTHDCYDNTFVYYIYNCIYCFFHIYINRFAFFIIFIKTEHMNLHNYIYSDICNNKETHNDTSSDDFKNVQEFISQMLALLKSYLHVVILIEDHIIKVNLENLLKKKKILRGRNRGKDERENEDNKIYQEDGKIFQFNININTNDNKNKGFDEGNKLCDEEDEEIELKNLRNFKKLIIIEIQRFYLLFVKLLKMLLLLNRQNGYSITCFEYFFFKLMKLIDNDLIDIYTKRYIFKFLKYFTIKKKFTDIVITKINFLYSKLKDKKKKISHMLITKDIKNNHLLYSYLNKWIEDKCIDDDLLKYNDELYSMSKCELIKKEREIDEEDVEKNLKDGMTQNLNDINDNGKVKRRRRRRRRSSVDGITNRTSIDDNVPINEMKLELKEDNVEKTNNQICNNEKEKDNHGCIQLNEKEINNNLINENIKKDVGTSNLENFNMNNNMNDETIYDQNNHNNNESVIMNKDEQKQINQININNNNNNNNNDKKLDVEPNNVSRRGKYERRKSSKFLLNDQNNNIQPNDEIQNIQDDNNTINKRRRRTRKSKLNDKSGENNPLNESIKKDVNTNNNDILEEEDKKCTLSVYEKKDTNDIMWLDSYLNFYVYTNKNKINNNDNNNDNYCNDGFNTIELLNENKNHYISNIGLCCEKVIKEFSKFNFNKKYNLETFKELKLEKRFYENIELYLLSIFVFEKNKNICDIYSFKDNYKHIKDLIEYCKMCNIEKGLEIIVKCLFTYLREIKLDKKSYVYNMIKLLTHSFLYIPFRRYTATPFIFISFCSLFRNSSRTFMNKIIIHNFLTICYSYIMLIKKQQVDLKRQMLINKKKKRNEKRSSVSNNPELEKTNLLDENINIKIQPNVTKTNKEADNNNNNKMNNNKMNNNMTDIKFENNYFSSYKGEEKVNNDKKKKKNTINVITEDVIKQVTNCMNNDNLIEDKKLLKGKKRTSTATEGTQIVRRRRRRRSNSSTKEIDIDMNNNIIKGFKTSQNEENDLNSRNNNIQKDNITNLLNNKMETYNIQNENGIGIYKKNNKKYLEDNLFLHLINFYINFSCSVYFHYLTHYEKNYDILKNIIFLGLNKLLEKRENKKLSCFVLSLLYILICLLLKVKIKEEYILTLNKHKSNRCSMKKKERHEENNGFVTNNITKFNIRSDNIQPSTVSINCLNNDNMENQQNDNNNNNNNISNNNINNNSINNNNINNNNINNNSSNSSNNMNNNGCNNYHSNNDVRKFFVKYLINLIDENECKNIYLINDKKYYKDINKIIHIKSEDTLNYFKSYFPNKLYKNKMDKYIEKIFVLNKKKKLFFMSSFNLKKNIRKINYYNSIYCNKFLFNLFSEPILFEKDNKLLINTNFKRNMNHDKNMMRYNLLDYIIYTCFYIIFCKIKLIKLMKIVYKINKNDCEYVPMNTYIYNKKKYSIWQFYLSIEILHLIFSNIKYVPFNSIKLILDIFLNKIYISICTHDIKEKKNLNKLQNIFYDFFCQTFYTYPETFIHLPHFIYQYQKTLHLLNLLSNSVVCKKKKQTPSYYSLILEIMKSCFPKIDSDDINEENGKKKLEEKQGIEKSQRMLRSNKANKT; the protein is encoded by the coding sequence ATGGATTTTGTATACCAACAGGAAGCGGAAGAAGATTGTTTAATTAGCTTAGATTATATATTAGATAAATATGACTTATATCgagataatattataaacaaTGGTGAGTTAAGAAATTTACTTgataaatttatttttcaataCAACAGTATTGATGAGTGTgagaaaaaattattagaACTTTTGAGAcataatgaaaaatatggtatggataaaatagaaaaatattatttatttattacaaatataattaaagaaatatgTCACATTGAATTAATAcctataatatataataagatattacaagaaaaagataagaaagataattcttttattgTAAATAGACAagaatttttaaaaaatgaaaataaaaaagaatcTGAAGAagattataaaataatatctggatctatatataaaaaatatatattagtattaataaaaatattatatcattcatataaattatctAATAATTATCAAAAGAATTTAATAACATCTATATcgtatatatgtatattaatGTCTAAATATGATACTAATAATTTACCTAATGAAACAATACCAGaattaatatatagaattttttggaaatatttttctcaaaattttaatataataaatgaaacattttttagtctacataatgatgaaattattttatcCTCCTCTTGTTCGTCTTCCATTTCTAGTTTATCAGATGATTATTCAGATTTATCGTCAGGATTTTTATCCCCTAGTGAAgatcatttaaaaaaaaatgatttaaaaTCGATAGCACAAAAAATGGGAATTTCTTTAGATTCTGAAAAGGATGAGAAggatgaaaataattatggGGGTATATCCAAAGATACTGgtgaaaaaaaagttagaagaagaagaaggAGAAGTAAAAAGAATGTGACAGGAGATACTAATATAACAtgtgatgataataaagGAGATGTAATTAATAAGGAGGAAGGAATGCCACAGAGTATGGAACAATTAAATAACCCTGAAAGTGGGTTGCAAGATCAAGGGAATGttgtaaaaaaaagagGTAAGAGAAGAAAGAGGAGTATACTAACAGAAgagaataataataataataataataataataaagatataaatgttagtaataataataatgatgataatcaaaatataaatattagtaataataataataatgatgataatcaaaatataaatattagtaataataatattgtatCTTCGTCAAATATGATTgataatgaaaagaatAGAAAAGTAAAAGTTGAATGTGATAACaatttaaagaataaaaattgtAGTGTTAACAATAATGTTATAGGTGCCAAGtcaaatattaatgaagaagatataaaaatatgtatgcctattaaaaatgatgtAGAGAAAGATAACCAAATGAATACTTCTAATTTGATAAATACAgagaataaaataaaaatagaagaAAATGTAGGTACATTATTCAATAAATtagatataaatgatgaaaatgttttttttgtaaatattatattaaatatatatattaatttatttaatataaaaaatatggaaatgttcttattttatcatgaaaatgaaattacatataaaaaatttctATTAGATAATATTGAAGTTATAGtaaatcaaataaaaaatatgatgaataaggtaaaaaatgatatgagtccatgtataatatattttttaaaattgATTCTTTTTATACTCATATATCTTAATGATTTAGctagaaaaaataaaaagaaaggTCAAATGAATCACATAAAAAGTAACCcatataatgatataaaagGCAGTGAATGTATTAACTTAAAAAGTAGtgataagaataatataataaggAATTATAAAACTAGTATAACAAgtaacaataataatgataataatatgataaataatgataataatatgataaataataataatagtaatgCTAGAAAAAGTTTTTCTGGcaaaacaaaaaaagaCACTTTAATAAGTGAAAAGAATGATTCCTTTTTTCCAGATACACAAAAAACAGGTTCTATtggaaaatatatttctaatTCTAGTAGCGaaatgttaaaaaaaaatatatgtgatGGAATAATTCACAAAGATTTATCTAATGTTAGTAGAAGCAAAGAGAATTTTACAAATAGTTATAACTCAAGTGTTGaaagtaaaataaataaaaacgTTTCCTATAGCAATGATACAATATCTGTTAATAGTAGTATATttaatagtaatattataaataataatacatttaaaaagaaGGGTATTTTATCTAACCCTAGTAATAGTAGTTATTTGAACAATAGTGATATAAACAgtatatcatataataagaataatatgtcatcatttgataatagtaataattataatgtaAGTTATGAATATAGTAGTAATGTTGATATATGTTCTAATAgtataaatgataataataatattaataataataataatatgggGGAAGTGAATTATAATAGAATAAACAATGAAGGTTCATTTCCTAATATGGATAATAACCATATAATAAGTAATagttataatattcataataatagtgatgataatactataaataattataatagtATTATGATGAAAGGTTCTATGGATATAGataataagatatataactcaaaaaataatataaataataattatatgaataataatgttaGTACTATtaagaattataataatatagcTTATAATGATGtatcaaataatttaagtgtaggtaataaatataatagtgatgaaaatgatttatatgttttatatgatgaaaataattatatgaataattttgactatgtaaaaaatataattgaCAAAAAGAGAAAAGGGGTATATTATGTAATAGTTGAAactataaataatttatataataaaacatttctagaaatattagataatttattaaaatgtgttgaaatttcttttaatgatgaaaatgtTGTAATagtaaataaaatattttcttatatgttagaaaatataaattattgtaacgaaataaataaatacaaaatatatatgtttatattaagtaaaattgataaatttattaaaataaaacgttataatgaagataaaaattctacattaaataattataattgttattttttattacacCTCATacttaatatatttaaaacatcaaggaaagaaagaaatatttgggctttattatttgaagTACATTTAAGTAAAACTAAGAGAAAAAAATCaacaaaaagaaataactcaagtattaatatgttaaaaatgaatgtaaataataatatgatgataaaCAAACAAGTTATtggtaataataatatgtttataaataCTAATGATATAGACACAAAAAGTAATAACACAtcttataataatagtagtaATGTGATAAATAAAGATTTAAGAGATAATGTTTCAAATATGAATagtttaaaaaataataagaatgaaaatgaaaataataatatgcATTTATCTTctgaaaataataatatgcATTTATCTTctgaaaataataatatgcatttatcttcatttataaaaaataataataaaaaattgaaaattGTAAAAAGTGAAGATATAACTacttataataaaaaaaaattacaagATATAGATACGAATTTATATGATGGAAAAAActttatattaaataatattataaattttttattagaATGTTGTATAAGTAATGGTTGTATTATTAGATATATGAGTTTACGAgttttttataaaatgaccaagttatttattttatatataaaaagtaagAAATTAGAATATGAagaattaatattaaaaaattatttaataaaatcTGTTTATCAGAATTTTTTTGtgtgtatatttaattttttaaaagagCCAGAtactaatatatatgtgtatattaAATTACGAAATTTATGTATCaatttgttatatatatgtagtAAATTAATGTCATCAAATTTTCTGAATGATTTTTATGAAAGGGtaatatgttttaatttGCATTCGGTTGATAGATTTTATAAAGCAGTAGAAGAAAACACACCAAAgagtaataataatagtaataatattaacattagtaatatgaatatttgtaataatagtagtaattatttggaaaaaaaaatggaaaaagACAATCAAGGAGATATAGATaaagaagataataaaaatatggaagAAAATATTCCATGTGATAATCATAATCATTTGAAAAGTTCTTATTGTTTATTCATAAAGAATTCTAAAGATctgtatttatttacattaatgataatatataaaaaatatcgTTGCAttgaaaattttaaaatattgaaaaagATTCTTAAATTATCAACTGAAGAgattaatataataatgaagaatttaataatttctgcgcaacataataatagtaacaataataataataataatagtaacaataataataatagtaacaataataataataataattgtaataAAGATGGGTGTGTTGTTCGAACTAgaagaaaagaaattaataagGTTGataagttatatataaagaatataaatattgatGATTTTATTCCTAAggaatattatataaaattaaaaaataaaggagatgataaaaataaagaaaaaaatgatttaaaagaaatagtatataagaaattatattttataaatatctttttttttagagAATTAAAAACACATGATTGTTATGATAATAcatttgtatattatatatataattgtatttattgtttttttcatatatatataaatagatttgctttctttattatatttataaaaacagAACATATGAAtcttcataattatatatattcagatatatgtaataataaagaaacACATAATGATACATCATCTGAtgattttaaaaatgttcAAGAATTTATTTCTCAAATGTTAGCATTATTAAAAAGCTATCTCCATGTTGTTATATTAATTGAAGatcatataattaaagttaatttagaaaatctattaaaaaaaaaaaaaatattaagaGGAAGAAATAGAGGTAAGGATGAACGAGAgaatgaagataataaaatatatcaagAAGATGGAAAGATATTTcaatttaatataaatataaatacaaatgataataaaaataaaggatTTGATGAAGGTAATAAATTATGTGATGAGGAAGATGAAGAAattgaattaaaaaatttaagaaactttaaaaaattaataattatagaAATACAAAGATTTTATTTACTATTTGTTAAGTTGttaaaaatgttattattattgaaTAGACAAAATGGATATAGTATAACATgttttgaatatttttttttcaaattaATGAAATTAATAGATAATGATcttatagatatatatactaaaagatatatatttaaatttttgaaatattttacaattaaaaaaaaattcacagatattgttattacaaaaattaactttttatattctaaattaaaagataaaaagaaaaaaataagtCATATGTTAATAACaaaagatattaaaaataatcatcTACTTTATTCATATCTAAACAAATGGATAGAAGACAAATGTATAGATGATGATTTATTGaaatataatgatgaaTTGTATTCCATGTCTAAGTGTGAgttaattaaaaaagagAGAGAAATTGATGAAGAAGATGTTGAAAAAAACTTAAAAGATGGTATGACACAAAATctaaatgatataaatgacAATGGTAAGGttaaaagaagaagaagacGAAGAAGACGATCATCTGTGGATGGAATAACAAACAGAACATCTATAGATGATAATGTTCCTATTAATGAAATGAAATTAGAATTAAAAGAAGACAATGTAGAAAAGACGAATAATcaaatatgtaataatgAAAAGGAAAAGGATAATCATGGATGTATAcaattaaatgaaaaagaaataaataataatcttataaatgaaaatataaaaaaagatgtAGGAACATCCAATTtagaaaattttaatatgaataataatatgaacgATGAAACAATTTACGATcaaaataatcataataataatgaaagTGTTATAATGAATAAGGATGAACAAAAACAAATCAATCAAAtcaatattaataataataataataataataataatgacaAAAAATTAGATGTAGAACCAAACAATGTATCCAGACGTGGAAAATATGAGAGGAGAAAAAGTTCcaaatttttattaaatgatcaaaataataatatacaacCAAATGATGAAATTCAAAATATTCAAGATGACAACAATACTATTAATAAGAGAAGGAGAAGAACGCGAAAAAGtaaattaaatgataaatcTGGAGAAAATAATCCATTGAATGAatcaattaaaaaagatgtaaatacaaataataatgatattttagaagaagaagataaaaaatgtaCTTTGTCTGTATATGAGAAAAAAGATACGAATGATATAATGTGGTTAGATTCATATcttaatttttatgtatatacaaataagaataaaataaataataatgataataacaACGACAATTATTGTAATGATGGATTTAATACGATCGAATTATTAAACGAGAATAaaaatcattatatatcaaatatagGTTTGTGCTGCGAAAAAGTTATAAAAGAATTCAGCAAATtcaattttaataaaaaatataatttagaaacatttaaagaattaaaattagaaaaacgattttatgaaaatatagaattatatttattaagtatttttgtatttgaaaaaaataaaaatatatgtgatatatattcatttaaagacaattataaacatataaaagATTTAATAGAATATTGTAAAATGTGTAATATAGAAAAAGGATTAGAAATAATTGTAAAATGcttatttacatatttaagagaaattaaattagataaaaaaagttatgtatataatatgataaaattattaacaCATTCATTCTTATATATACCTTTTAGAAGATATACAGCAACtccttttatatttatatctttttgTTCTTTATTTAGAAATTCAAGTCGTACCtttatgaataaaataattattcataattttCTTACAATATgttattcttatattatgcttataaaaaaacaacaaGTTGATTTAAAACGTCAAATGTTGATcaataaaaagaaaaaaagaaacgAAAAAAGAAGCAGTGTAAGTAATAACCCTGAATtagaaaaaacaaatttgttggatgaaaatataaatataaaaatacaacCTAATGTAACAAAAACGAACAAGGAAGCtgacaataataataataataaaatgaataataataaaatgaataataatatgacTGATATAAAATTTGAAAACAATTATTTTAGTAGTTACAAAGGTGAAGAAAAAGTTAATAACGataagaagaaaaagaaaaatacTATTAATGTAATAACAGAAGATGTAATTAAACAAGTGACAAACTGTATgaataatgataatttgATAGAAGATAAGAAATTATTGAAGGGTAAAAAAAGAACTAGTACTGCAACAGAAGGTACACAAATTGTTAGAAGAAGAAGGAGAAGAAGAAGTAATAGTAGTACTAAAGAAATTGATATagatatgaataataatataataaaggGTTTTAAAACATCacaaaatgaagaaaatgattTGAATTctagaaataataatattcaaaaagataatattactaatttattaaataacaaaatggaaacatataatatacaaaatgaaaatggaataggaatatataaaaaaaataataaaaaatatttagaagataatttatttttacatttaattaacttttatataaatttctCCTGTTCTgtttattttcattatttaactcactatgaaaaaaattatgatatattgaagaatataatatttttagGTTTAAATAAATTGTTGGAAAAGAGAGAGAATAAGAAGCTCTCTTGTTTTGTTTTGTccttattatatattttaatatgtttattattaaaggttaaaataaaagaagagtatatattaacattaaataaacataaaagTAATAGATGTAGTATGAAGAAGAAAGAAAGAcatgaagaaaataatggatttgtaacaaataatattactaAATTTAATATACGTAGTGATAATATACAACCATCAACGGTATCAATAAATTGTcttaataatgataatatggaaaatcagcaaaatgataataataataataataataatatcagtaataataatatcaataataatagtatcaataataataatatcaataataataatatcaataataatagtagtaatagtagtaacaatatgaataataatggttgtaataattatcattcaaataatgatgtaagaaaattttttgttaaatACCTTATTAATCTTATTGACGAAAATgaatgtaaaaatatttatcttattaatgataagaaatattataaagatataaataaaataatacatataaaaagtGAAGATACcttaaattattttaaaagttATTTTccaaataaattatataaaaacaaaatggataaatatatagagaagatatttgttttaaataaaaaaaagaaattattttttatgtcatcatttaatttaaaaaagaatataagaaagattaattattataatagtatatattgtaataaatttttatttaatcTTTTTTCAGAAccaatattatttgaaaaagataataaattattaattaatacAAATTTCAAAAGAAATATGAATCATGATAAGAATATGATGAGATATAATTTATTagattatattatatatacatgtttttatataattttttgtaaaataaaattaattaaattaatgaaaatagtatataaaattaataaaaatgattgTGAATATGTACCTAtgaatacatatatatataataagaaaaaatatagtatatggcaattttatttaagtatagaaatattacatttaattttttcaaatattaaatatgttCCATTTAATTCTATCAAATTAatattagatatatttttaaataaaatatatatatctatatgTACTCatgatataaaagaaaaaaaaaatttaaataaattacaaaatatattttatgattttTTCTGTCAAACATTTTATACATATCCAGAAACATTTATACACTTACcacattttatttatcaGTATCAAAAAACATTACATCTcttaaatttattatcaaaCTCAGTCgtttgtaaaaaaaaaaaacaaacaCCATCTTATTATTCGTTAATTCTAGAAATTATGAAAAGCTGTTTCCCAAAAATTGATTCAGATGATAttaatgaagaaaatggaaaaaaaaaattagagGAGAAACAAGGAATAGAAAAGTCACAAAGAATGTTGAGAAGTAACAAGGcaaataaaacataa
- a CDS encoding putative exosome complex component RRP45, whose product MIICNNNVNHFWKNIKKNIRLDGRTFEDSRNVCINFLKDYGHVEITIGYTKVICKITSEIVKPHDRKLKEGMLKINLDIDNSIDENENNDNMSDECLEIKNIIDRVLKTSNIINFESLCIIPGKKVWCIYINIMVIENDGNLTDACYLSAYCGLVHFKNHQVKVIKNGNIIIDKEDINYSPLSILNSPIVTTFAFYEEEDVCLIDPCLYEEEFMSSKISIALNKNGNLISLLKPGGIPLACSHIMESIEIAKKRILTILKILEDTLEEDKNIRNYLNKRNLHVKYSSLPVTIKYDNSFKLKPDISLERYTKNSQIFEDTIKKIEEYIKYNQVQECLNNMNVKLQENNEDAIDIYTLNREGNLNEYHNFNEQDNKRYTNENININKHNINNQNSIDPMKNTNLLNPKDIAIIKRQEFLDNHYDANNNNNNNNNKYNKQANKTFKKELIDFSNSFTKGHNKSNNFSDNQNDICEQHDNSQESSDDVSTIRSDESSDIDFSVAINQNLKKKK is encoded by the coding sequence atgataatttgTAACAATAATGTTAATCACTTTtggaaaaatataaaaaagaatataagATTAGATGGGCGTACTTTTGAAGATTCTAGAAATGTTtgtataaattttttaaaggaTTATGGTCATGTAGAGATAACAATTGGTTATACAAAAgttatatgtaaaataaCAAGTGAAATTGTAAAACCACATGATAGGAAATTAAAAGAAGGGatgttaaaaataaatttagatatagataattctattgatgaaaatgagaataatgataatatgaGTGATGAATGtttagaaataaaaaatattatagatAGAGTATTAAAAACtagtaatataataaattttgaATCTTTATGTATTATTCCAGGTAAAAAAGTATggtgtatatatataaatattatggTTATAGAAAATGATGGGAATTTAACAGATGCTTGTTATTTATCAGCTTATTGTGGTTTAGTCCATTTTAAGAATCATCAAGTtaaagtaataaaaaatggaaatataataatagatAAAGAAGACATAAATTATTCTCCTTTATCAATATTAAATTCTCCAATTGTTACTACCTTTGCTTTTTATGAAGAAGAAGATGTTTGTTTAATCGATCCTTGTTTATATGAAGAAGAATTTATGTCTTCTAAAATATCTATTgcattaaataaaaatggtAATTTAATAAGTTTATTAAAACCAGGGGGAATACCTTTAGCTTGTTCACATATTATGGAATCTATTGAAATAGCCAAAAAAAGAATACTTAcaattttgaaaatattagaAGATACTTTAGAAGAGGACAAAAATATAAGGAATTATctaaataaaagaaatcTACATGTTAAATACTCATCCCTTCCTGTAACCattaaatatgataattcttttaaacTTAAACCAGATATCTCATTAGAAagatatacaaaaaattcCCAAATTTTTGAAGAtactataaaaaaaattgaagaatacataaaatataatcaaGTACAGGAATGtctaaataatatgaatgtAAAACTTcaagaaaataatgaagatgCAATAGATATATACACCTTAAATAGAGAAGGTAATCTAAATGAGTATCATAATTTTAATGAACaagataataaaagatatactaatgaaaatataaatataaataaacacaatataaataatcaGAATTCTATTGATCCTATGAAAAATActaatttattaaatccTAAAGATATAgcaataataaaaagacAAGAATTTTTGGATAACCATTATGATgcaaataataataataataataataataataagtaTAACAAACAAGCAAATAAAACATTCAAAAAAGAACTTATCGATTTCTCAAATTCATTTACAAAAGGtcataataaaagtaataattTCTCTGATAATCAAAACGATATTTGTGAACAGCATGATAACTCACAAGAGTCAAGTGATGATGTCTCAACCATAAGAAGTGACGAATCATCAGATATTGATTTTTCCGTTGCCATTAAtcaaaatttaaaaaagaaaaaataa